The Gammaproteobacteria bacterium genome contains the following window.
AGCCATTAACTAAATTGGGTAACTACGAATGAGCGAAAGCTTCGCTGAACTTTTTGAAGAAAGTTTAAAGAATCTGGATATGCAGCCAGGCACGGTGGTTGAGGGCGTTGTTGTTGATATGGACAACGAAGTCGCCGTCGTGGATGCTGGCCTGAAGTCCGAAGGCATCATCCCGCTTGATCAGTTCCGGGATGA
Protein-coding sequences here:
- a CDS encoding S1 RNA-binding domain-containing protein, translating into MSESFAELFEESLKNLDMQPGTVVEGVVVDMDNEVAVVDAGLKSEGIIPLDQFRD